A portion of the Candidatus Hydrogenedentota bacterium genome contains these proteins:
- the surE gene encoding 5'/3'-nucleotidase SurE, translating to MSKPLILVTNDDGIQAPGLQMLAEALRERGDVWVYAPDREQSAVSHGVSLHRPLRVAEVRPQWFMVDGTPADCVMLAVRNLLNRRPQLVVSGINPGANLGDDVTYSGTVAGAREGMLLGVASFAVSDVSYNPKHADTAARVAARIAQYCLERGLPQDTVLNVNVPDVPYEELRGLSVTRLGRRDYKDEIIRRMDPRGGVYYWIGGAEPSHVAARGTDFEAIEEVRVSVTPIHRDVTNQGAIAALAGWDVAL from the coding sequence ATGAGCAAACCCCTGATACTGGTAACAAACGACGACGGTATTCAAGCGCCGGGGTTGCAAATGCTGGCCGAGGCACTCCGGGAACGGGGCGACGTGTGGGTCTACGCCCCCGACCGTGAACAGAGCGCCGTCAGCCATGGCGTGTCGCTGCATCGCCCGCTTCGCGTGGCGGAAGTGCGGCCGCAATGGTTCATGGTAGACGGAACGCCGGCCGATTGTGTCATGCTTGCCGTCCGGAACTTGCTGAACCGGCGCCCGCAACTGGTGGTTTCAGGCATTAACCCGGGCGCCAACCTGGGAGACGACGTCACGTACTCGGGAACCGTGGCCGGGGCGCGCGAGGGCATGTTGTTGGGCGTTGCGTCGTTCGCGGTATCAGATGTGTCGTACAATCCGAAGCATGCGGACACGGCAGCCCGGGTCGCTGCGAGAATCGCGCAGTACTGCCTCGAACGCGGGTTGCCGCAAGACACGGTGTTGAACGTAAACGTGCCGGATGTGCCATACGAGGAATTGCGGGGCCTGTCGGTCACTCGGCTGGGACGCCGCGATTATAAGGACGAGATCATTCGCCGCATGGACCCCCGCGGCGGCGTGTATTACTGGATTGGCGGCGCCGAGCCAAGCCACGTAGCGGCACGCGGCACGGATTTCGAGGCGATTGAAGAGGTCCGGGTAAGTGTGACGCCGATACACCGGGACGTAACGAACCAGGGCGCGATCGCCGCCTTGGCCGGATGGGATGTCGCGCTGTGA
- a CDS encoding HIRAN domain-containing protein, whose product MVKTTSENEVLLGEITVTLAGTQYCDAAAEAGDKVHFEREPDNTHDRNAIRVENEDFAKIGYVPRQTAAWLTPLIDQGLVYVDGTIAVSPETQIRVTKLVLSLYVFPKNAAFLEEARDPETLAQALHRVVLDAYNNMHDWRRPAIIRETAQRLGELSRRDVLPETRMLLALMPGFADSLDAHADVSAVNAARAALAGLRIGKALHYRNATVFPLHLENGHERAYLLLDEALEAGTAEVTETSEHGSVPEVLVKNRGELPLLLPEGEILTGAKQNRVINITILVAAHSELVIPVSCVEQGRWSTVSERFRATHYATPKVRARKCEQVWAGAARSGDFSGDQGAVWEDVATELRFAKADSRTSSLTDGIEASRGKLEDYRENLALPEDAAGVALARGSEVVLLELFDSHRTMQRLWPRLSEACFFTFAHNENAEKPAPERVVQEFLGRVHGNLEVLTETRGLGVSVGLGGGKLSGTGLCHDGRLLHLAAFPVET is encoded by the coding sequence ATGGTAAAAACGACAAGTGAGAACGAAGTATTGCTGGGGGAAATCACGGTAACCCTGGCGGGCACGCAATACTGCGATGCCGCGGCCGAGGCGGGCGACAAGGTCCATTTCGAACGCGAACCGGACAACACCCACGACCGCAACGCCATCCGTGTCGAGAACGAGGACTTCGCGAAGATAGGCTATGTGCCGCGCCAGACCGCGGCCTGGCTGACCCCCCTGATCGACCAGGGCCTGGTCTACGTCGACGGGACGATCGCGGTATCACCGGAGACCCAGATCCGGGTGACGAAACTGGTCCTGTCGCTGTATGTCTTCCCGAAGAACGCGGCATTCCTCGAGGAAGCGCGCGACCCCGAGACGCTCGCCCAGGCCCTCCACCGGGTCGTGCTCGACGCCTACAATAACATGCACGACTGGCGCCGGCCGGCGATCATCCGCGAGACCGCGCAGCGGCTGGGCGAACTGTCACGGCGCGATGTGCTGCCCGAAACCCGCATGCTGCTCGCCCTCATGCCCGGGTTCGCGGATTCCCTCGATGCCCATGCGGACGTAAGCGCGGTAAACGCCGCGCGGGCCGCCTTGGCCGGCCTGCGCATCGGCAAAGCACTGCATTACCGCAACGCCACGGTGTTCCCGCTCCATCTCGAGAACGGCCACGAGCGGGCGTATCTGCTGCTCGACGAAGCCCTCGAGGCCGGTACTGCCGAGGTCACCGAGACCTCCGAGCACGGCAGCGTGCCCGAGGTGCTGGTCAAGAATCGGGGCGAACTGCCGCTCCTGCTGCCCGAAGGCGAAATCCTCACCGGCGCAAAACAGAACCGCGTCATCAACATCACCATCCTCGTCGCAGCGCACTCGGAACTCGTCATCCCGGTAAGCTGCGTCGAGCAGGGGCGGTGGTCGACGGTCAGCGAGCGGTTCCGCGCCACGCACTACGCTACCCCCAAGGTGCGCGCCCGCAAATGCGAACAGGTCTGGGCCGGCGCGGCGCGGTCCGGCGATTTCTCCGGCGACCAGGGCGCCGTATGGGAAGACGTCGCCACAGAACTGCGTTTCGCCAAGGCCGATTCGCGCACATCCTCGCTCACCGACGGCATCGAGGCATCCCGCGGCAAACTCGAAGACTACCGCGAGAACCTCGCGCTGCCCGAAGACGCCGCCGGCGTCGCCCTCGCACGGGGCAGCGAAGTGGTCCTGCTCGAACTGTTCGACTCGCACCGCACCATGCAGCGGCTGTGGCCGCGGCTGAGCGAAGCCTGCTTTTTCACCTTTGCCCACAACGAAAACGCGGAGAAACCCGCCCCCGAACGCGTCGTGCAGGAGTTCCTGGGCCGGGTCCACGGCAACCTCGAGGTCCTCACCGAGACGCGCGGACTCGGCGTCAGCGTCGGGTTGGGCGGCGGGAAACTCTCCGGCACGGGCCTGTGCCACGACGGCCGCCTGCTCCACCTCGCCGCATTCCCCGTGGAAACGTGA
- the glmS gene encoding glutamine--fructose-6-phosphate transaminase (isomerizing), translating into MCGIVGYIGDKQATEIIMSGLHRLEYRGYDSAGVAVVKNGKLECIKSLGKLKVLDAKLEETPLEAPIGIGHTRWATHGVPSEVNSHPHFDGPREIAVVHNGIIENYQELREKLQAEGVEFRSQTDTETIAHLVRKYYKGDLFEAVKRALHDVEGAYAIGVICKDHPDLLVAARHGSPLIVGLGKGEAFIASDVPAIMKYTRKVLYIDNGQVCEIRRDGYKIEDLKGNPVTLDVKQVDWDDAAAEKEGFPHFMLKEINQQPDVIRNTLRGRVTERSEEVQLKDMNIAVEELKACQQIHIVACGTAWHAGMVGKYLIEKFARVPVELDIASEYRYRDPIIPEHTIMIPVSQSGETADTLEAIRIAKSKGAKVASIVNAVGSSVARESHGVIYQQAGPEIGVASTKAYTSQVTCFALFTIWLGETRGSISKQEARKMIAELRAIPDKVQWILDNQENIINCAKNPKYLDTYNALFLGRSYNYPSALEGALKLKEISYIHAEGYASGEMKHGPIALVTNKLPVISVAVKGDTYDKTVSNIQEIRARSGICLNVATIGDEDIKVHSDDILWVPECYEPFSPILVAVPLQLLAYYIAANRGCDVDQPRNLAKSVTVE; encoded by the coding sequence ATGTGTGGAATAGTGGGGTACATCGGAGATAAGCAGGCGACCGAGATCATCATGAGCGGCCTGCACCGGCTTGAATACCGCGGGTACGACTCCGCCGGCGTGGCCGTCGTTAAAAACGGCAAGCTCGAATGCATCAAGAGTCTGGGGAAATTGAAGGTGCTCGATGCGAAACTGGAAGAGACCCCGCTGGAAGCGCCCATCGGGATCGGCCACACGCGATGGGCCACTCACGGCGTGCCCAGCGAGGTCAATTCGCACCCCCATTTCGACGGCCCCAGGGAGATCGCCGTGGTGCACAACGGCATCATCGAGAATTACCAGGAGTTGCGCGAAAAACTCCAGGCCGAGGGCGTCGAGTTCCGAAGCCAGACCGACACCGAAACCATCGCCCACCTCGTGCGCAAGTACTACAAGGGCGACCTGTTCGAGGCCGTGAAACGCGCCCTGCACGACGTCGAAGGCGCGTATGCCATCGGCGTCATCTGCAAAGACCATCCGGACCTGCTGGTCGCCGCGCGTCACGGCAGCCCCCTGATTGTGGGACTCGGCAAGGGCGAGGCGTTCATCGCGTCCGACGTGCCGGCCATCATGAAATACACCCGCAAGGTGCTCTACATCGATAACGGCCAGGTCTGTGAAATCCGCCGCGACGGGTACAAGATCGAGGATCTCAAGGGCAATCCCGTCACGCTCGACGTGAAACAGGTTGACTGGGACGACGCGGCGGCCGAGAAAGAAGGTTTTCCGCACTTCATGTTGAAGGAGATCAACCAGCAGCCCGACGTAATCCGCAACACCCTGCGCGGCCGCGTTACCGAGCGCTCCGAGGAAGTCCAGCTCAAGGACATGAACATCGCCGTCGAGGAATTGAAGGCCTGCCAGCAGATCCACATCGTCGCCTGCGGCACGGCATGGCATGCGGGCATGGTCGGCAAGTATCTCATCGAGAAATTCGCGCGCGTGCCGGTCGAGCTGGATATCGCCTCCGAGTACCGCTACCGCGATCCCATCATCCCCGAACACACCATCATGATCCCCGTGTCGCAGTCCGGCGAAACGGCGGACACCCTCGAAGCCATCCGCATCGCCAAGAGCAAGGGCGCAAAGGTCGCGTCCATCGTGAACGCGGTCGGCTCGAGCGTGGCGCGCGAATCCCACGGCGTCATTTACCAGCAGGCGGGCCCCGAGATCGGCGTGGCCTCGACCAAGGCCTACACCTCGCAGGTAACGTGCTTCGCCTTGTTCACCATCTGGCTGGGTGAAACCCGCGGCAGCATCTCAAAACAAGAAGCCCGCAAGATGATCGCCGAACTGCGCGCCATCCCCGACAAGGTCCAGTGGATCCTCGACAACCAGGAAAACATCATCAACTGCGCCAAGAATCCCAAATACCTCGACACCTATAACGCGCTGTTCCTGGGCCGCAGCTACAACTACCCCAGTGCGCTCGAGGGCGCGCTCAAGCTGAAGGAGATCAGCTATATCCACGCTGAAGGCTACGCCTCCGGCGAAATGAAACACGGTCCCATCGCCCTCGTAACCAACAAGCTGCCCGTCATCAGCGTCGCGGTCAAGGGCGATACCTACGACAAGACCGTGTCGAACATCCAGGAAATCCGCGCCCGGAGCGGCATCTGCCTCAACGTCGCCACCATCGGCGACGAAGACATCAAGGTCCACAGCGACGACATCCTCTGGGTGCCCGAGTGCTATGAGCCTTTCAGCCCCATCCTGGTGGCCGTCCCACTCCAGTTGCTGGCCTACTACATCGCCGCCAACCGCGGCTGCGACGTTGACCAGCCCCGCAACCTCGCGAAGAGCGTGACCGTGGAATAG
- a CDS encoding methylated-DNA--[protein]-cysteine S-methyltransferase, producing MQKPELQTADFCFEHPLGAISGWFSNKGLCSLVLPRSKNPPLHIKVLHSPVNDGRVRALGAALERYFSGRPESFDDIPLDFGECTAFQRNVWNALRAIPWGHTVTYGDLSKELGYGRRASRAVGQAVGRNPLLIVVPCHRVLASDGLGGFGAGLAWKRALLRLEGIEA from the coding sequence ATGCAAAAACCAGAGCTTCAGACCGCGGATTTCTGCTTCGAGCACCCTTTGGGCGCCATATCGGGATGGTTCTCGAACAAGGGTCTTTGCTCGCTCGTATTGCCACGCTCCAAGAACCCCCCGCTTCACATCAAGGTGCTTCACTCGCCGGTGAACGATGGCCGTGTGCGCGCGCTCGGCGCGGCTCTCGAGCGGTATTTCTCAGGCCGACCCGAATCGTTCGACGATATCCCCCTGGACTTCGGCGAGTGCACCGCCTTTCAGCGGAACGTCTGGAATGCGCTTCGCGCCATTCCCTGGGGACACACGGTTACCTACGGCGATTTGTCGAAGGAACTGGGTTATGGCAGGCGGGCGTCCCGAGCGGTAGGACAGGCCGTCGGCCGGAACCCGTTGCTAATCGTGGTGCCTTGCCACCGCGTACTTGCATCCGACGGTCTTGGCGGCTTTGGCGCGGGGCTTGCCTGGAAGCGCGCGCTGTTGCGCCTCGAGGGTATCGAGGCGTAG
- a CDS encoding small multi-drug export protein: MKEQLVEFFTSQFSLPVATVFLATLPILELRGALPVAILWKEPLPLWQAYPLAVFGNMLPIPFIIFLLQPITDFVRKWERGERFVEWLFARTRRKGKNIEKYEFWGLTVFVAIPLPMTGAWTGAMAGHLFGLKWYKTFFACFCGVCIAGVVMSVLAIFARELFVQLFGLG, translated from the coding sequence GTGAAAGAGCAACTTGTCGAGTTTTTCACCAGCCAGTTTTCGCTGCCGGTAGCGACCGTGTTCCTGGCCACGCTGCCCATTCTGGAATTGCGCGGCGCGTTGCCGGTGGCGATTTTGTGGAAAGAGCCGTTACCGTTGTGGCAGGCGTATCCGCTTGCGGTGTTCGGGAACATGCTTCCCATCCCGTTTATCATCTTCTTGCTGCAGCCGATCACGGATTTCGTGCGGAAATGGGAACGTGGCGAACGGTTTGTTGAATGGTTGTTCGCCCGCACGCGTCGGAAAGGCAAGAATATCGAAAAGTACGAGTTCTGGGGTTTAACGGTTTTTGTGGCGATTCCCCTGCCGATGACCGGCGCGTGGACGGGCGCCATGGCGGGCCATTTGTTCGGGTTAAAGTGGTACAAGACGTTCTTCGCATGTTTCTGCGGCGTGTGCATCGCCGGAGTGGTCATGTCCGTGTTGGCGATCTTCGCACGGGAACTGTTTGTGCAGCTGTTCGGTCTGGGATGA
- a CDS encoding DUF1638 domain-containing protein, which produces MVFKLIACDVLTRETSYCIARCPHTVNPVFLPKGEHNEPDKLRARLQSIIDGIASEEQNYDAVVLGYGLCGNATMGLQARELPLVVPRAHDCTTLFLGSKQAFSEHFGQCPSQTWASVGYSERGDTVIADERTRDYLTGGMDYRALVEQYGEENAKYVADMLRGSHKSDAVFLIDVPETRVETVLSQIRAEAAANNLPLNEIPGSLRLIEMLLSGEWPEADFLVVPPGHRIKGIYDMDQVIAAEAGET; this is translated from the coding sequence TTGGTTTTCAAGCTAATCGCATGCGACGTGCTGACCCGCGAGACCTCTTACTGCATCGCCCGCTGCCCTCACACGGTCAACCCCGTGTTTCTGCCAAAAGGCGAACACAACGAGCCGGACAAACTGCGCGCCAGGCTCCAGTCCATCATCGACGGCATCGCCTCCGAGGAGCAGAACTACGACGCCGTGGTGCTCGGCTACGGGCTCTGCGGCAACGCCACCATGGGATTGCAGGCCCGCGAGCTGCCTTTGGTCGTGCCCCGTGCGCACGATTGCACCACTCTGTTCCTGGGCTCGAAACAGGCGTTCAGTGAGCACTTCGGACAGTGCCCGAGCCAGACATGGGCGTCGGTTGGCTACTCCGAACGCGGCGATACCGTGATAGCCGATGAACGCACACGGGATTATCTCACCGGCGGAATGGATTACCGCGCCCTCGTCGAGCAATACGGCGAGGAAAACGCCAAGTACGTCGCCGATATGTTGCGCGGCTCCCACAAATCCGATGCCGTGTTCCTCATCGACGTGCCCGAGACGCGCGTCGAAACGGTACTAAGCCAAATCCGCGCTGAGGCTGCCGCAAACAATCTTCCCCTGAACGAGATCCCCGGCAGCCTCCGTCTCATCGAGATGCTTTTGTCCGGCGAATGGCCGGAAGCGGATTTTCTCGTCGTTCCGCCCGGCCACCGCATCAAAGGAATCTATGACATGGATCAGGTTATCGCGGCCGAGGCAGGGGAAACGTGA
- a CDS encoding sigma 54-interacting transcriptional regulator: MGTKGEQFIVTYYGLDGACAAAAALVRYPEAKVVTTSARRIGETLQEISLTDAGEVHVCGVGVDCDWSAVEQACAAITNRGGAIYWHCGRGYLEKHRGQFAAFCTPVFIEAETNTGALAKHLHLTDDATGGFLSELALFDHNISRGKPQRKKTAGQADWSDLVSAAISQYFKYQDEDTYRAVVRKLAAQDLGVEDRRAVEVFRKTGFKYVLHGRSAAIRTLRERIKKCARIDRPLIIMGESGVGKEHVAHLLREASSRNAEHFIVVNCALYAGSANLANSDLFGHVKGAFTGAQKDRQGKLVAANKGMLYLDEIGELPLEVQAKLLRVFEDGWITPEGADRATIQVDVRIIAATNRELPEMVRAGTFRADLYHRLSTLRLCVPPLRERLEDIRTILEERLELLRNEGYPRTLTRNDYAILRDYDWPGNVRQLIKLIERAFYLDMPISEAMEEEKALGGLRAPAETPPSAEDILLPRSQGEVLPLEEVRRRYARRAWDLFGQNYTAAAKALGIQPNTLRYQYLKEKKQGRAR; the protein is encoded by the coding sequence ATGGGGACGAAGGGCGAGCAATTCATAGTGACCTATTATGGACTGGACGGCGCGTGTGCGGCCGCGGCGGCTCTCGTCCGGTACCCGGAAGCCAAGGTAGTTACCACAAGCGCCCGGCGGATAGGCGAAACCCTGCAAGAGATTTCATTGACGGATGCGGGCGAGGTGCACGTCTGCGGCGTAGGGGTCGATTGCGACTGGTCCGCGGTGGAGCAGGCCTGTGCGGCCATCACGAACCGGGGCGGCGCGATCTACTGGCATTGCGGCCGGGGATACCTGGAGAAGCACCGCGGGCAATTCGCGGCGTTCTGCACCCCCGTGTTCATCGAAGCAGAGACCAATACGGGCGCGCTGGCCAAGCATCTTCACCTCACCGATGACGCGACCGGCGGGTTTTTGTCCGAGCTGGCCTTGTTTGACCACAATATCTCGCGCGGCAAACCGCAGAGGAAGAAGACGGCCGGCCAGGCGGACTGGAGCGACCTCGTCTCGGCCGCGATTTCGCAGTATTTCAAGTACCAGGATGAAGACACGTACCGGGCGGTGGTGCGCAAGCTGGCGGCGCAGGATCTCGGCGTGGAAGACAGACGCGCGGTCGAGGTGTTCCGCAAGACTGGGTTCAAATACGTCCTGCACGGCCGTTCCGCGGCGATCCGGACGCTGCGCGAGCGCATCAAGAAATGTGCGCGTATCGACCGCCCCCTGATCATCATGGGCGAGTCGGGGGTGGGCAAAGAGCACGTTGCCCATCTCTTGCGCGAGGCCAGCTCGCGCAACGCGGAGCATTTCATCGTGGTCAACTGCGCGCTGTACGCCGGAAGCGCCAATTTGGCCAATTCGGACCTGTTCGGCCACGTCAAGGGCGCGTTCACCGGCGCCCAGAAAGACCGCCAGGGCAAGCTCGTCGCGGCCAACAAGGGCATGCTCTATCTCGACGAAATCGGGGAATTGCCCCTTGAGGTCCAGGCGAAGCTGTTGCGCGTGTTCGAAGACGGCTGGATTACCCCCGAGGGCGCCGACCGGGCCACTATCCAGGTCGATGTGCGCATCATCGCCGCCACTAACCGCGAACTGCCTGAGATGGTGCGCGCGGGGACGTTCCGGGCGGATCTCTACCATCGCCTGAGCACCCTGCGGCTGTGCGTTCCTCCTCTGCGCGAGCGGCTGGAGGACATCCGCACCATTCTCGAAGAGCGTCTCGAATTACTGCGGAACGAGGGTTACCCCCGCACCCTCACGCGCAACGACTACGCTATCCTGCGCGATTACGACTGGCCGGGGAACGTCCGCCAGCTGATCAAGCTCATCGAGCGGGCGTTCTACCTCGATATGCCCATCAGCGAGGCCATGGAAGAAGAAAAAGCCCTCGGGGGACTCCGTGCCCCCGCCGAAACCCCGCCATCCGCCGAAGACATCCTTCTGCCGCGCAGCCAGGGCGAGGTTCTTCCCCTCGAAGAAGTGCGGCGCCGCTACGCCCGCCGCGCGTGGGACCTCTTCGGCCAAAACTACACCGCCGCAGCCAAGGCGCTCGGCATCCAGCCCAATACCCTGCGCTACCAATACCTCAAGGAGAAGAAACAGGGGCGGGCGCGGTAG
- a CDS encoding gamma-glutamylcyclotransferase: MDNADYVFAYGRLRTGFWHQFLLGRRTPVGSGRTSEKYALYASPFPYVRMDQPVSPIRGEVYAVNARILRDMDSLMCCPAWYRRCEVLVVLDNGLQVTAWMYERRGTGGILVEAGDLWDRAEAVAEPD, encoded by the coding sequence TTGGACAACGCCGATTACGTCTTTGCATATGGACGGCTGCGGACCGGCTTCTGGCACCAGTTTCTGCTGGGGCGCAGGACACCGGTCGGCTCGGGCCGCACGTCCGAAAAGTACGCTCTCTACGCCAGCCCGTTCCCCTACGTGCGCATGGACCAGCCCGTCAGCCCCATCCGGGGCGAGGTCTACGCCGTCAATGCGCGAATTCTCCGCGATATGGACAGCCTGATGTGCTGCCCCGCGTGGTACCGGCGCTGCGAGGTGCTGGTGGTGTTGGATAACGGCCTCCAGGTCACGGCATGGATGTACGAGCGCCGCGGGACCGGAGGCATCTTGGTGGAAGCCGGGGATCTGTGGGACCGCGCGGAAGCGGTCGCGGAACCCGATTAG